The following are encoded together in the Verrucomicrobiota bacterium genome:
- a CDS encoding alpha-hydroxy-acid oxidizing protein yields MSETIPVLNLGELEERACAVLPRMAYDYYAGGAHDEVTLRENRTAYERIAVLPRMLVDVSARAMDTTVLGQPVSMPILIAPTAFQGLAHRDGEAATTKAAGTARTLMTLATLSTTSIEETMAVATGPVWFQLYVFKDRAISAALVRRAEAAGCKAIVLTVDVPLLGTRERDVRNKFSLPEHLSAKNLWPMGLHELPEGVAGSGLAPYIASLLDATLSWKDLGWLAGVTRLPILVKGILRADDALRAIEHGACGIIVSNHGARQLDTTPATISVLPEIVDAVAGRVEIYVDGGIRRGTDVLKAIAYGARAVLVGRPILWGLAVGGEAGVTSVLEILRKEFDLAMALSGCPSLRSVTRDLVHRF; encoded by the coding sequence ATGAGTGAAACGATTCCCGTTCTCAATCTGGGAGAGTTAGAAGAACGCGCTTGCGCGGTACTGCCGCGAATGGCCTACGACTACTACGCCGGCGGCGCCCATGATGAGGTCACGTTACGCGAGAACCGGACCGCCTACGAGCGGATCGCCGTGCTCCCGCGCATGTTGGTCGATGTAAGCGCCCGGGCCATGGACACCACCGTGTTGGGCCAGCCCGTGTCGATGCCGATTTTGATTGCGCCCACCGCGTTTCAGGGTCTTGCCCACCGGGACGGCGAAGCGGCCACGACCAAGGCGGCCGGTACGGCCAGAACACTGATGACCTTGGCAACCCTCTCGACCACCTCGATTGAGGAAACCATGGCGGTAGCCACCGGGCCGGTTTGGTTCCAGCTCTATGTTTTCAAGGACCGGGCCATTTCTGCCGCGCTGGTCCGACGCGCCGAAGCGGCCGGGTGCAAGGCCATCGTGCTGACGGTTGATGTGCCGCTGCTTGGCACGCGCGAACGCGATGTGCGCAACAAATTTAGTTTGCCGGAGCATCTTTCAGCCAAAAATCTCTGGCCCATGGGGTTGCACGAGCTTCCCGAAGGCGTGGCCGGCTCCGGACTGGCCCCGTACATCGCCTCGCTCCTGGACGCGACGTTGAGCTGGAAAGACCTCGGGTGGCTGGCCGGAGTAACGCGGCTACCCATTCTTGTGAAAGGCATCCTACGTGCCGATGACGCGCTGCGGGCAATCGAGCACGGCGCCTGCGGCATCATCGTGTCCAACCACGGCGCGCGGCAACTGGACACAACGCCGGCAACCATTTCCGTATTGCCGGAGATCGTCGACGCAGTGGCCGGCAGGGTTGAGATCTACGTGGACGGGGGTATCCGGCGAGGGACCGACGTGCTCAAAGCGATCGCTTACGGCGCGCGGGCCGTCTTGGTCGGTCGTCCCATCCTTTGGGGGCTGGCCGTCGGTGGGGAAGCCGGGGTCACGTCGGTTCTGGAGATCCTGCGCAAGGAATTTGACTTGGCCATGGCGCTGTCGGGCTGCCCGAGCCTGCGCTCCGTTACCCGAGATCTTGTCCATCGATTCTAG
- a CDS encoding recombinase family protein: MRIDYARLSEEDQALPIERQTLCAAGCGQVYEECVRGKTARGERVACLQALRTADRLVVRRLGRMGRSLSDVIRLRVELQAREILLASRSERVHAGSPAGRTIAASLGVAPLTVYRNLSEIAGPDGPSENPPTAYA; this comes from the coding sequence ATGCGCATCGACTATGCTCGGCTTTCGGAGGAAGATCAGGCTTTGCCAATCGAGCGCCAAACGCTCTGTGCCGCCGGTTGTGGGCAGGTCTATGAGGAATGCGTCCGCGGCAAAACGGCGCGGGGGGAGCGGGTGGCATGCCTGCAGGCGCTGCGCACCGCTGACAGGCTGGTCGTCCGGCGACTGGGCCGGATGGGCCGCTCCTTGAGCGATGTCATCCGGCTCCGCGTCGAACTGCAGGCTCGGGAGATCCTCCTGGCATCGCGAAGCGAACGAGTCCACGCCGGCTCCCCGGCCGGCCGGACGATCGCAGCCTCCTTGGGCGTGGCGCCCTTGACCGTGTACCGGAACCTAAGCGAAATCGCGGGCCCCGACGGGCCTTCCGAAAATCCTCCTACCGCCTATGCCTGA